GCCACGGCTTTGCACACCCGCTCGGCCACATCGGCGGCGGCCGTTAAATTCGCACTGGGCAGGGTAATGAGGAATTCCTCGCCACCGGTACGCCCTAGCACGTCGTGCTTGCGCAAACACTCACTGGCCGCTTGCGCAATTTTTTGCAGCACCCTGTCGCCCACTTCGTGGCCGTAGGTATCGTTAATGCGTTTGAAGTAATCAACATCAAACACCAACAGGCTAAAGGGTTCACCGGCCAGGCGGCACTCGCTGAGGGCATCTTTGCCGCTCTGGTAAATACTGCGCCGATTGGGCAAACCCGTGAGTTCGTCGGTCATGGCCAGGTAGCGCAATCTGTGGGAGCGCTGCCACTGGCGTATTGCCAGCAGCACTGCGCCAGATAACAAGAGTAAACCGAGCACCGCCAACATGCCCTGCCAACGCTTGCGCTCCTCTAGCACCTTCAGCCGCGCCTGGCGCACCTCGCGCTCGAATTTCAACGCGCGATTTTCGGCGTCTTTGCGCTCTGCATCAAATTCAATGCGCATGCGCGTACTGGTTTGATCACGCAATTTCTCTTGCAGTAACTCCTGGGTTTGCTGGTAGGCCGAAAGCGCAACAAAGGCTGCCTGCCATTGGCCGGTTTGGCCCAGCGCCTCGGCTTTCAGTTTTTGCATCCACGCGAGGTAGCGGTATTGATCTTGTTCGCGCAATCCCGGCTCCGCTTCGGCCAGCAGGGTTACTGCGCGGGCATGGTCATTTGTGGCAACCAACTGATTCGCCTTGAACAAATTCCAGAGCGCCGTGTTGAGTGGATCCAGCTCTGAATCGAGCAGGGGCTCTGCGCGATCGAGGGCATCGGTGGCGGTAGTGATATCCCCTGCGCGCAGCCGGTTATCGGCTATCGCAATGAGCGTACCCAACTGCGCGCGGGGAACATCTCGCGCCTCTTCAGCAGCCAGCATGGTTTGGTAAATGTCATAGGCGGCATCGTACTCGGCCAGATCGTCATAGGTGAGCGCCAACAAGAAACGTGCGGCATCGGCGCTTTCTATGTCGCTGCGCTGCTGGTAGATGCCAATCACTTCCAACAACAATTCTTTGGCGCGCTCGAAGTCGCCCATGCGCCGGTAGGTGTTGGCCACCATCGACAGCGTGTAGGCCGTCCAGTAGCGATTGCCCAGCAGGTGGTAGAGTTGGTGGGCCACCTGCAAGTCGGCCAGCGCCTGGGCCAGATCGCCCTGCAGCGCCAACAGCTCACCGCGCGCACTTAAGGCATCGGCAATCAGGCGACGATCCTCTATGGCTTCTGCCAGCGCCAGCGCGCCGTTGTAATCACTGAGGGCCGCTTTATAGTTGCCACCCATCTCATTAAACCAGCCCCGGCACAACTGATAATCTGCCTGGCCCAAGGTGTCGGCATTGGCCCGGGCCTCGGTCAGCCAGCCACTGGCATTGGCGCGTGCGGCCTGAATTTGCTCGGCGGTATCATCGGGTTGCATCCAGCAGCCCAATCGCTGGTAGCGCTCTTGCTGACTTGGGTCATTGGGATCCAGACGTGCACCCAGCGCCTTATAGGCGTTGCGGTAATCCTGAAAGCTGCCAATCAGCTCTGATTCTTCCAGCTGCTGAAAGGCCGCCTCTACCGATAGCGAATCATCGGCAACCACGCCGCCGCTCGCGGCGAGTAAAAGTGCGAATCCCATCGCGGGCCAGCGGCCGAATGTCCTTGGCCGGGCTGTGGGGCGCTCAGTCATGGCGTCTCAGTATTGGTTGAAAGGCTTGTTGAGTATAAGGCAATTGGCACACAACGAAAGGGCGCGCCGCCCATAAAAAAAGCCCCGCGTGTGCGGGGCTTTTGGCAACCGATCAGACCTTACACCCTAAGACCTGCCCGGTAGGCTTTATTGCGCGGTGCAATTATTCGATGGCCAGCTGGCTGCCCGACTTGTCGTTGGGCAACAGCCACATGTAGCGGCCTTCACCGGCAATGCGCTCGATCTGAACACGCGAGCGTGCCTGAACGGGAACAGAGGCTGCATCCACCACAATTTCATCGGCCAGATCAATACTTCCGTATTGCACATCCACACTGCTGCTATCGGTTTGGCTATAGGATTCCAACCAGTAGTTGAAGGTGGTATCACCCGGCTCCAGGAAGCCGTATTGGCCATACAAATCTACCGTATGGATAGCGCTGCTGTCGTTGTAATCGTTCGCTACCAGGTATTCCAACAGGAATGAACCGGTGTTGAGGTTTTGCAACGCCGTCACCATTTGGCCACTTGGGTCGGCCGCGCCGGTGAGCCAGCCTTGGTCGTAGCTGTAGAGAATGTAGTCATCGATGCCGTCTTCGTTGGTATCAATGTACATGGCAGTCCACAGTTGCGACAGGTTGTTCCAGGGCGCTTCGGTGGCCAGGCCAAACTGCAGCACCGGGTAACCGAAGTCTGCCACGCGATAACCCAAGGCCTTGATGGCGTTAGAGGTGCCATCGAGGAACAGGCCGTCTTCACCTGCCAGAGTGAAGCCTTCCGCAATGCCCATGCCCTGCCCTTGGTTGTGCAGTGTCATGTTGCCATTGCGATCGGCACGGCTGCGGATGCGCGAGGCCGGGTCAACCACGGCCAGGTAGCCCACGGTTAACTTGTCTTCGCCGTCATCAAACACCAACCAGCCGTCTACTTCTGTTTGGCTGTAGAAAGCATCATCAGCCGGCAGCTCGGAGGCATCCACTGCCAAAGTGACCAACACCGGGCGCTTGCTGTTGCTGCCCATGTGGACGCGGCTTGGGAACTTGAGCGATACACCGGGAATGGCACGGTTCGGCACGTGGGTAACGTTGAAGGTGCGGGCAGAGCCAGACAAGTTGTTCAAGGTTACACGCTCGTGCACACGCACATCGCGATCTTCGTTAATGCGACCAAAACTGATGGCGCCGGGCATGGCCAGCGAGCTCAGCTGTGCAGCAGTAGCCACGTTGATCACGCCGGTACCCTGCAGCGTTAGCGGGTATGGCGTATTCGAGCCTGGGCCTGCGGCATTGGCCGGGTGCGAGCTGTTTTGCAGCATGGCTTTAATGGCATCAGGCTCAAGCTGTGGGAAGCGCTCAAGCAACACTGCCGCTGCACCGGCCACGTGAGGCGTTGCCATAGAAGTACCGCTCAGGCTAACCGCACCGTCACCAGACTGGGTAGCTGCCGATGAAATGCCCACACCGGGTGCGGCCAGATCGGGCTTGAAGTCCGAGCCACCGTTGTTCGGCCCGCGTGAGCTGAAGGCCGCCAGGGTGTCGTCGTTATCGGGGAAGGGTACATAGTTGTTGGCATCCAGTACGCCCACTGCCATGTCGCCACCGGCAATAGCGTTGTAGATACCGGTGCCGTCGGCCAGCGAAATCATCGCGGCGTGCAGCTCAACCGGTGAACCGCCCATCACAATGGGCGCGCCAGCGACGTTGTTAAACACGATGGCGCCAGTGGCACCGGCGGCCATTGCATTTTGCAGTTTGGTGGTAAATGCACAGGCACCGCGCTGCAGGAAGGCCACCTTGCCGGTCATGTCGTTGGCCAGCGGCGTACAGGCATTGAGCGGGCTTGCAATTTCAAGTGGGCCGCTGATGGGGCTGCCATCTTCAAGCGCGGGCGAAATACCCGAGTAGGCGGCGTTGTAATCGCCACCTACCAGATCGCTTTCAATTTTTACCGCAAACTCGTTGGCACCACCGGCAAGGGTTGCCGCAACCGCGATGGTTTTCTTGCCAGCGGCAGGCGCACCGTGCACGTAGGGCACACCGTTGCCGGAGTTACCGGCGGCCACCACCACAACCACGCCCATGTTGGCGGCGTTATCGGCAGCAACAGAGGATGGGTCATCGGGGCTGCCGAAATCGGAACCCAGGCTCATGTTGATCACATCGGCGCGATCATCCACGCTGCCATCGCCATTGGGGTCGAGCGCGTATTCAATGGCATCTACGGTGAGCGCGGTGGAGCCGGCTACATCACCGAATACTTTTAACGCCCAGATCTCGGCATCTTTCGCAACGCCTGCA
This genomic stretch from Simiduia sp. 21SJ11W-1 harbors:
- a CDS encoding S8 family serine peptidase, which encodes MKKTPLNLLGKSVALCLSCSVAALAGAQAIDPAKLSLERQSLDINKAPFANGKNRIEIFVELESPSVAGFVVNELQTTEAEPTRDRQQAHAKKIKAEQAALRAKMQKLGATEVKSFTAGVNGSKWIVERRDLAAIQSLVGVKRVMRVPHHKLMNSVSVPWVGGTDAWAMGYSGAGKKIAVIDTGVDYLHQNFGGDGNYDGNDPSVVEPGTFPTAKVTRGYDFAGADYNAGGTPEQQIPQPDPDPMDYNGHGTHVAGSAAGSGVDGKVGAGVAKDAEIWALKVFGDVAGSTALTVDAIEYALDPNGDGSVDDRADVINMSLGSDFGSPDDPSSVAADNAANMGVVVVVAAGNSGNGVPYVHGAPAAGKKTIAVAATLAGGANEFAVKIESDLVGGDYNAAYSGISPALEDGSPISGPLEIASPLNACTPLANDMTGKVAFLQRGACAFTTKLQNAMAAGATGAIVFNNVAGAPIVMGGSPVELHAAMISLADGTGIYNAIAGGDMAVGVLDANNYVPFPDNDDTLAAFSSRGPNNGGSDFKPDLAAPGVGISSAATQSGDGAVSLSGTSMATPHVAGAAAVLLERFPQLEPDAIKAMLQNSSHPANAAGPGSNTPYPLTLQGTGVINVATAAQLSSLAMPGAISFGRINEDRDVRVHERVTLNNLSGSARTFNVTHVPNRAIPGVSLKFPSRVHMGSNSKRPVLVTLAVDASELPADDAFYSQTEVDGWLVFDDGEDKLTVGYLAVVDPASRIRSRADRNGNMTLHNQGQGMGIAEGFTLAGEDGLFLDGTSNAIKALGYRVADFGYPVLQFGLATEAPWNNLSQLWTAMYIDTNEDGIDDYILYSYDQGWLTGAADPSGQMVTALQNLNTGSFLLEYLVANDYNDSSAIHTVDLYGQYGFLEPGDTTFNYWLESYSQTDSSSVDVQYGSIDLADEIVVDAASVPVQARSRVQIERIAGEGRYMWLLPNDKSGSQLAIE
- a CDS encoding tetratricopeptide repeat-containing diguanylate cyclase, giving the protein MGFALLLAASGGVVADDSLSVEAAFQQLEESELIGSFQDYRNAYKALGARLDPNDPSQQERYQRLGCWMQPDDTAEQIQAARANASGWLTEARANADTLGQADYQLCRGWFNEMGGNYKAALSDYNGALALAEAIEDRRLIADALSARGELLALQGDLAQALADLQVAHQLYHLLGNRYWTAYTLSMVANTYRRMGDFERAKELLLEVIGIYQQRSDIESADAARFLLALTYDDLAEYDAAYDIYQTMLAAEEARDVPRAQLGTLIAIADNRLRAGDITTATDALDRAEPLLDSELDPLNTALWNLFKANQLVATNDHARAVTLLAEAEPGLREQDQYRYLAWMQKLKAEALGQTGQWQAAFVALSAYQQTQELLQEKLRDQTSTRMRIEFDAERKDAENRALKFEREVRQARLKVLEERKRWQGMLAVLGLLLLSGAVLLAIRQWQRSHRLRYLAMTDELTGLPNRRSIYQSGKDALSECRLAGEPFSLLVFDVDYFKRINDTYGHEVGDRVLQKIAQAASECLRKHDVLGRTGGEEFLITLPSANLTAAADVAERVCKAVADIDLRQVTDNLSVTVSVGVAQYRKADSDFSQLINRADNALYRAKDSGRNAVALDGSSE